In Allomuricauda ruestringensis DSM 13258, the following proteins share a genomic window:
- a CDS encoding DUF2911 domain-containing protein, with protein sequence MKKLTLLLLVLCTSLVFTTDATAQKFSGLDKSPADIAYYPASSREANKAARVIYSRPQLKGRSLAELAPVGKVWRTGANEATEITFYKDASVGGKTIKAGSYALFTIPGEDEWTVILNSNLHQWGAYSYDSDSDVVRTTATASTDNEELEAFGIAFDDDGNMVMGWGTTRVTLPISY encoded by the coding sequence ATGAAGAAATTAACATTACTACTTTTAGTGCTTTGTACCAGTTTGGTATTTACTACAGATGCCACTGCTCAGAAATTTAGCGGACTTGACAAAAGTCCAGCTGACATTGCCTACTACCCTGCCAGTTCCAGGGAAGCTAATAAAGCTGCACGTGTTATATACAGCCGTCCACAGTTAAAGGGACGTAGCTTGGCTGAACTTGCTCCCGTTGGGAAGGTATGGAGAACCGGTGCAAACGAAGCAACAGAAATTACGTTTTACAAGGACGCCAGTGTTGGTGGAAAAACTATCAAAGCTGGATCCTACGCTCTATTTACCATTCCTGGTGAAGATGAGTGGACCGTTATCTTGAACAGCAACTTGCACCAATGGGGCGCATATTCGTACGATAGCGACAGCGATGTAGTTCGTACAACTGCAACAGCCTCTACCGATAACGAAGAGTTGGAAGCTTTTGGTATTGCTTTTGATGATGATGGTAATATGGTTATGGGTTGGGGAACTACAAGGGTTACCTTGCCTATCAGCTACTAG
- a CDS encoding LemA family protein, with protein sequence MTYLISIVLVFLLLFIFIYNNLVSKKNKTEEAYSSIDVMLKKRTDLIPQLVNAVKGYMKHEKQILTDITKLRQRIVDQKVDDRERIQLEDQLGDKLGKLQVSVEAYPDLKASENFLLLQSSLNEVEEQLSAARRSYNAAIYAFNSALEMFPSNIVAKLMGYTQKPMFTIEPSEAEVPKVSI encoded by the coding sequence ATGACCTACTTAATTAGTATTGTACTGGTCTTTTTGTTGCTTTTTATTTTTATATACAACAATCTGGTCAGCAAAAAGAACAAGACCGAAGAGGCTTACAGCAGCATTGATGTGATGTTGAAAAAAAGAACGGATCTTATTCCGCAGCTTGTAAATGCCGTAAAAGGCTACATGAAACACGAGAAGCAAATCCTGACGGACATTACGAAGCTAAGACAGCGAATAGTTGATCAAAAGGTGGACGATCGCGAGAGAATACAACTCGAAGACCAGTTGGGCGACAAACTTGGCAAGCTCCAAGTATCCGTTGAGGCCTACCCAGACCTCAAGGCCAGCGAAAATTTCCTTTTGTTGCAGAGCAGTTTAAATGAAGTGGAAGAACAACTTTCCGCTGCAAGACGGTCTTACAATGCAGCGATATATGCTTTCAATTCCGCTTTGGAGATGTTTCCTTCCAACATTGTTGCCAAATTGATGGGATACACCCAAAAACCCATGTTCACCATTGAGCCTTCGGAAGCCGAAGTTCCTAAAGTTTCAATCTAA
- a CDS encoding tetratricopeptide repeat protein, with protein MNRKNLFIFPILMGSFFVLSAQETKIYTHENKAYQDALALYNNEQYQAAQHIFESVKANTKDGETEANSAYYAANAAIRLNQRGADKMMEDFVERYPTSTKRNSAFLDVADYYFETGKYPYALKWYKKVDENSMPYSERDRFNFNNGYALYASKRPKEAERYLNKVTTSQKYGSQAKYYLGYIAYEQDDYSSASARFDQIQDPELLDEKLSYYQADLNFKLGKFEEAIAMAKKQLPKSNRQEVSELNKIIGESYFNLEQYAEAIPYLEEYKGKRGKWNNTDYYLLGYSHYKLGDYQKAIQQFNKIVGGSNAVSQNAYYHLAECYLKLDKKSEALNAFRNASQMEFSPEIQKDAWLNYARLSYEIGNAYEPVPQVLTTYLEKYPKDEHQLEIQELLVDSYITSRNFEGAMQLLEENKNYASKETYQKVAYYRGIELFIDGDYEEAWENLDKSLKSAENSSFEARALYWKAESAYRLNRFEEALVGFVKFQNSPVAKSLPEYVQLDYNLGYSYFKLKDYNNAISYFKNVVNSNAIDDQRKNDGYLRLGDSYFVTSKYQLAMKAYDTSSKMNGPERDYAAFQKTLCDGFLGNNSAKIDGLNEFLTMYPSSSLRDDALFELGNSYINNNQENLGLQTYDRIVDEYSGSKFAPRGLLRSGLVYYNSNRNEQALDKLKEVVQKYPNTQEAKQAVATAKLVYVDEGRVSEYAAWARNLDFVEVTDRELDNASFESAERKQIEGKIPAAIRGYEDYLKEFPNGLHTQNVNFALAQLYFANGEKDRALPKYKAVADGGNGEYTEQALTRVCEIYVEKQDYNSAIPYLKRLEGTADISENKTFAQSNLMKGFYGQKDYSQTIAYAEKVLNAPKIDDRIRSDAQIMIARSAIAIDNETLAKTAYQDVKKIASGELAAEAWYYDAYFKNKEQAFEASNESVQKLAKDYAAYKEWAGKGLVIMAKNFYNLGDAFQATYILESVITNFSEFEEIVSDAETELATIKAKEAESNSSVDPNEN; from the coding sequence ATGAATCGAAAAAACCTCTTTATTTTTCCCATTTTAATGGGAAGTTTTTTTGTGCTTTCAGCACAGGAAACCAAGATCTATACCCACGAAAACAAAGCCTATCAAGATGCTTTGGCGCTCTATAATAATGAGCAGTACCAAGCCGCGCAGCACATTTTTGAGTCCGTAAAGGCCAATACCAAGGATGGTGAAACCGAAGCTAATAGTGCTTATTATGCTGCAAATGCTGCCATAAGGCTAAATCAGCGGGGAGCCGATAAAATGATGGAAGATTTTGTGGAGCGTTATCCTACATCCACAAAACGAAACTCTGCATTTCTTGACGTGGCCGATTACTATTTTGAGACAGGAAAATACCCTTACGCTTTAAAATGGTACAAAAAGGTGGACGAAAATTCCATGCCGTATTCGGAGCGTGACCGTTTTAATTTTAACAACGGATACGCTTTGTACGCATCTAAACGTCCAAAGGAAGCTGAACGCTATTTGAATAAGGTCACCACCTCCCAAAAATATGGTTCACAGGCCAAATATTATTTGGGGTACATTGCTTATGAACAGGACGATTACAGTTCCGCGAGCGCCCGATTCGACCAAATTCAAGACCCCGAATTGCTCGATGAGAAGCTGTCCTACTATCAAGCTGACCTGAATTTTAAGCTCGGTAAGTTTGAAGAAGCCATCGCCATGGCCAAAAAGCAATTGCCAAAATCCAATCGTCAAGAAGTTTCAGAACTCAACAAAATTATCGGGGAGAGTTACTTCAATTTGGAACAATATGCGGAGGCCATTCCCTATTTGGAAGAATACAAGGGCAAACGTGGCAAATGGAACAACACCGATTACTATTTGTTGGGTTACAGCCATTACAAGTTGGGCGATTATCAAAAAGCCATCCAGCAATTCAATAAAATTGTGGGCGGAAGCAATGCAGTTTCCCAAAATGCATACTACCATTTGGCGGAGTGCTATTTAAAGCTGGATAAAAAGTCAGAAGCTTTGAACGCGTTCCGAAATGCTTCGCAAATGGAGTTCAGTCCAGAAATCCAAAAAGATGCCTGGTTGAACTATGCCCGTTTGAGCTACGAAATAGGTAATGCTTACGAACCCGTTCCACAGGTGTTGACCACTTATCTGGAAAAATATCCAAAGGATGAGCATCAATTGGAAATTCAAGAACTTTTGGTGGACTCCTACATTACCTCCCGAAATTTTGAAGGTGCGATGCAGCTATTGGAGGAGAACAAAAACTATGCTAGCAAAGAAACCTATCAAAAAGTGGCCTACTATCGAGGAATAGAACTTTTTATAGATGGTGATTACGAAGAAGCTTGGGAAAACTTGGATAAATCCTTAAAAAGTGCAGAAAACTCCAGTTTTGAAGCTCGTGCCTTGTATTGGAAGGCAGAATCTGCCTACAGATTGAACCGTTTCGAGGAGGCCTTGGTCGGTTTTGTTAAGTTTCAAAATTCCCCGGTGGCAAAATCGCTTCCGGAATATGTTCAATTGGATTACAATTTGGGATACTCATATTTCAAATTAAAAGATTACAATAATGCCATATCCTATTTTAAAAATGTGGTCAATTCCAATGCTATTGACGACCAAAGAAAAAATGATGGATATCTGCGATTGGGGGACAGCTATTTTGTGACAAGCAAATACCAATTGGCCATGAAGGCTTACGATACTTCATCAAAAATGAATGGTCCCGAGCGGGATTATGCAGCATTCCAAAAAACACTTTGTGATGGGTTTTTAGGCAATAATTCAGCAAAAATTGATGGTCTGAATGAATTTTTGACCATGTACCCAAGCTCATCACTACGGGATGATGCCTTGTTTGAATTGGGGAATTCCTATATCAACAATAACCAAGAAAATTTAGGGCTTCAAACCTACGACCGCATTGTGGATGAATACTCGGGCAGCAAATTTGCACCACGCGGATTGTTGCGGTCTGGATTGGTCTATTACAATTCCAACCGTAACGAGCAAGCTTTGGACAAACTCAAGGAAGTGGTTCAAAAATATCCCAACACCCAAGAAGCCAAACAGGCCGTTGCCACAGCCAAATTGGTTTATGTGGACGAAGGTCGGGTAAGCGAATATGCCGCTTGGGCGCGGAACTTGGATTTTGTCGAGGTAACAGATAGGGAACTTGACAATGCCAGTTTTGAATCTGCCGAAAGAAAGCAAATTGAAGGTAAAATCCCAGCAGCCATTCGCGGGTACGAAGATTACCTGAAAGAATTCCCGAATGGATTGCACACCCAGAACGTCAATTTTGCTCTGGCACAATTGTATTTTGCCAATGGCGAAAAAGATAGGGCCCTGCCAAAGTATAAAGCGGTAGCCGATGGAGGAAACGGTGAATATACCGAACAGGCCTTGACCCGTGTTTGCGAAATTTATGTGGAAAAACAAGATTACAATAGTGCCATTCCCTATTTGAAGAGGTTGGAAGGCACAGCAGATATTTCTGAGAACAAAACCTTTGCCCAATCCAATTTGATGAAAGGTTTTTATGGTCAAAAAGATTACTCACAGACCATAGCTTATGCCGAAAAAGTGTTGAACGCCCCTAAAATTGATGACCGCATCAGGAGTGATGCGCAGATAATGATAGCGCGTTCTGCCATTGCCATCGATAATGAAACTTTGGCAAAAACGGCTTACCAGGATGTGAAAAAGATTGCTTCTGGAGAACTCGCTGCCGAAGCTTGGTACTACGATGCTTATTTTAAAAATAAGGAACAGGCTTTTGAAGCATCCAACGAATCCGTTCAAAAACTGGCCAAGGATTATGCAGCCTACAAAGAGTGGGCAGGAAAGGGATTGGTGATCATGGCCAAGAATTTTTACAACTTGGGAGATGCTTTTCAGGCCACCTATATTCTGGAAAGCGTAATTACCAACTTTTCCGAATTTGAGGAAATCGTTTCGGATGCAGAAACTGAACTGGCCACGATCAAAGCCAAAGAAGCCGAAAGCAATTCATCCGTAGACCCCAACGAAAATTAA
- a CDS encoding DUF3137 domain-containing protein translates to MDFSSIKKQLLPLLVEAEPLRRKYRKYKAVSFFFMLLFLSVIIALPLLMYFFNYKYIEWFGGLHKSEIWLTSLQMPMFLFIGVFYAVYAMANSQKRKYLAVEKEIMRSLLEKIVPTFQFDANKQIDAREIANSELLAKHNPFVQDKSREQIYNMNQGVLSGKVGSTFISMGNIKIVGLQVSPYLMYIPFYAHIYMAYTYLKPWFKKGKSIDEMGSSFVGMFATMDFNKKFNGTTIVLPDQYEKRIGYMAKTLQSMNLNRNQLVNMEDTEFENEFVVYSTDQTEARYILSPSLMQRITAFKKKVGNSVLMSFKNDKLYMAVQLPYGFLSLRQNQNLVTSNVLELFYEDITTAVGIVEDLNLNTKIWTK, encoded by the coding sequence ATGGATTTTAGCAGCATTAAAAAACAACTGCTCCCTTTGCTGGTAGAGGCTGAACCACTTAGAAGAAAGTATCGCAAATACAAAGCGGTAAGCTTCTTTTTTATGCTCTTATTTTTAAGTGTTATAATAGCCCTTCCTCTTTTAATGTACTTTTTCAATTATAAATATATTGAATGGTTTGGGGGTTTGCACAAAAGTGAAATATGGCTCACATCCCTGCAAATGCCAATGTTTCTCTTTATTGGTGTTTTCTATGCTGTATATGCCATGGCCAACTCCCAAAAAAGAAAATACCTGGCTGTTGAGAAAGAAATCATGAGAAGTCTTTTGGAAAAAATTGTTCCCACATTCCAATTCGATGCGAACAAACAAATTGATGCCCGGGAAATCGCAAACAGCGAATTGCTGGCCAAGCACAACCCTTTTGTACAGGACAAGTCAAGGGAACAGATCTACAATATGAACCAAGGTGTGCTTTCCGGAAAAGTGGGCAGCACCTTTATTTCCATGGGAAACATCAAGATTGTTGGGCTACAAGTCAGCCCCTACCTTATGTACATTCCCTTCTATGCGCACATATACATGGCGTACACCTACCTAAAGCCCTGGTTCAAAAAAGGAAAAAGTATCGATGAAATGGGAAGCAGCTTTGTGGGGATGTTTGCCACTATGGATTTCAATAAAAAATTCAATGGCACCACCATTGTACTGCCCGATCAATATGAAAAAAGGATTGGGTACATGGCCAAGACCCTACAGTCCATGAACCTCAACCGAAATCAATTGGTGAACATGGAAGATACCGAGTTTGAAAATGAATTTGTGGTGTATAGTACCGACCAAACGGAAGCCCGTTACATCCTATCGCCCTCCTTAATGCAGCGAATCACTGCTTTCAAGAAAAAAGTAGGGAACTCAGTGCTTATGTCATTCAAAAACGACAAGCTTTACATGGCAGTCCAACTACCGTATGGCTTTCTGAGTTTACGGCAAAACCAAAATTTGGTCACCTCCAACGTACTTGAACTTTTTTATGAGGATATTACAACGGCCGTAGGCATCGTGGAAGACCTTAACCTGAATACCAAGATTTGGACAAAATAA
- the typA gene encoding translational GTPase TypA encodes MSKIKNIAIIAHVDHGKTTLVDKIMYHCQLFRDNENKGDLILDNNDLERERGITIVSKNVSVVYKDTKINIIDTPGHADFGGEVERVLNMADGVLLLVDAFEGPMPQTRFVLQKAIDLGLKPCVVINKVDKENCTPEEVHEKVFDLMFELGAEEWQLDFPTVYGSAKNNWMGEDWKEPTESIEPLLDMVIEHVPEFKPQEGTTQMLITSLDFSSFTGRIAIGRLQRGKLREGQQVSLVKRDGSIVKTRIKELFTFEGLGRLKVEEVVAGDICAIVGMEGFEIGDTVADLENPEKLKTIAIDEPTMSMLFTINDSPFFGKDGKFVTSRHIKERLEKELEKNLALRVQETDSADKFLVYGRGVLHLSVLIETMRREGYELQIGQPQVIIKEIDGVKCEPVENLTIDLPEEVSGKAVEMVSIRKGEMTSMEARGSRMVCEFIIPSRGIIGLRNQLLTATAGEAIMAHRFLEYQPLKGDIPQRLNGSLVSMENGTAIPYSIDKLQDRGKFFVDPGEDIYEGQVIGENSRQDDMTVNVTKTKKLSNVRSSGADDKAKIVPAIKFSLEEALEYIQKDEYVEVTPHHLRIRKIYLKEVDRKRNKVV; translated from the coding sequence ATGTCCAAAATCAAAAACATTGCAATCATTGCACACGTAGACCACGGTAAGACTACCTTGGTTGATAAAATTATGTACCATTGCCAGTTGTTCCGCGATAACGAGAACAAAGGTGACCTGATATTGGACAACAACGACCTGGAAAGGGAACGCGGAATCACCATCGTTTCCAAAAACGTTTCCGTTGTTTACAAAGACACTAAGATCAATATTATAGATACCCCTGGTCACGCCGATTTCGGTGGTGAGGTAGAGCGTGTTTTGAACATGGCCGATGGGGTTTTGTTGCTGGTAGATGCCTTCGAAGGTCCAATGCCACAGACCCGTTTTGTGCTTCAAAAAGCGATTGACCTTGGTTTGAAGCCTTGTGTAGTCATCAACAAAGTGGATAAAGAAAACTGTACCCCGGAGGAAGTGCACGAAAAGGTGTTCGACCTTATGTTTGAATTGGGTGCAGAAGAATGGCAGCTCGATTTTCCAACCGTTTATGGTTCCGCCAAGAACAACTGGATGGGCGAGGATTGGAAAGAGCCTACCGAAAGCATCGAGCCATTGTTGGATATGGTCATTGAGCATGTACCAGAATTTAAACCACAAGAAGGTACAACCCAAATGTTGATTACCTCGCTGGACTTTTCTTCGTTTACAGGAAGAATCGCCATTGGTAGATTGCAAAGGGGTAAACTTCGCGAAGGACAACAGGTTTCTTTGGTAAAAAGAGATGGTTCCATTGTGAAGACCAGAATCAAAGAACTTTTCACCTTCGAAGGTCTGGGACGTTTGAAAGTGGAAGAAGTAGTTGCAGGAGATATCTGTGCCATTGTGGGAATGGAAGGTTTTGAGATTGGTGATACTGTTGCGGATCTTGAAAATCCTGAAAAACTAAAAACCATCGCGATTGATGAGCCTACCATGAGTATGCTTTTCACGATCAACGATAGTCCGTTTTTTGGTAAGGACGGAAAGTTTGTTACTTCCCGTCACATCAAGGAGCGTTTGGAAAAGGAATTGGAGAAAAACTTGGCACTTCGCGTTCAGGAAACCGATAGTGCCGATAAGTTTTTGGTCTATGGACGTGGTGTATTGCACCTTTCTGTATTGATAGAGACCATGCGAAGGGAAGGTTACGAGCTTCAAATTGGTCAGCCTCAGGTAATCATCAAGGAGATTGATGGTGTAAAATGTGAGCCTGTGGAAAACTTGACCATCGATTTACCGGAAGAAGTATCCGGTAAAGCTGTGGAAATGGTATCCATCCGTAAAGGAGAAATGACCAGTATGGAAGCCAGAGGTTCCCGAATGGTTTGTGAATTCATCATTCCATCCAGGGGCATCATCGGTCTTAGAAACCAATTGTTGACAGCTACAGCAGGTGAGGCCATTATGGCGCACCGTTTTTTGGAGTATCAACCCTTAAAAGGAGATATCCCACAGCGATTGAACGGTTCTTTGGTGTCTATGGAAAACGGAACAGCGATTCCTTATTCTATTGATAAACTTCAGGATAGAGGTAAATTCTTTGTTGACCCAGGAGAGGATATTTATGAAGGTCAGGTAATCGGTGAGAACTCTCGTCAAGATGATATGACAGTGAACGTAACAAAGACCAAAAAACTATCCAACGTTCGTTCTTCCGGAGCTGATGATAAGGCCAAGATTGTGCCAGCTATCAAATTTTCCTTGGAAGAAGCTTTGGAATACATCCAAAAAGATGAATACGTTGAGGTAACGCCACATCACCTAAGGATTAGAAAAATATACCTAAAAGAGGTGGACAGAAAAAGAAATAAAGTGGTTTAA
- a CDS encoding amidohydrolase: MKKFFFLISLALVFSCTTKEEADLIVYNANIYTVDDAFSKVSSIAIKDGKFVAVGDTEEISKKYTAQKQLDAEGKTIVPGLIDAHCHFYGLGQNQQVVDLVGTQSFDEVVDRVVAFQEERPSNFILGRGWDQNDWEVKEFPTKDKLDELFPDTPIALERIDGHAYLVNQKALDLAGITADTETEGGEIVKEEGELTGVLVDNPMGLINKVMPPVSLEQKIQALKDAEKISLDYGLTTVNDAGLSRDIIELIDSLQQAGELSIRVYAMVSNYPENLDYFLEKGIIKTAGLNVRSVKVYGDGALGSRGAALRAPYSDKPGHFGAMVTPVDQIEALAQRIAETDYQMNTHAIGDSANIVVLRAYEKALEGKTDRRWKVEHAQVISQSDFDYFKNGIIPSVQPTHATSDMYWAADRLGAERVKGAYAFKDLLDKAGLVALGTDFPVEQVNPFLTFYAAVARQDVEQYPEGGFQIENALSREETLKGMTIWAAYSNFEEEEKGSIEPGKFADFVILSDDIMTITSEEIPNVTAEQVFLGGVRKK, encoded by the coding sequence ATGAAAAAGTTCTTTTTTCTTATCAGCCTCGCTTTAGTTTTTTCTTGTACCACTAAAGAAGAGGCTGACCTTATTGTCTATAATGCGAACATATACACGGTAGACGATGCTTTTTCCAAAGTATCCAGTATAGCCATCAAAGATGGAAAATTTGTTGCTGTTGGCGATACGGAAGAAATCTCCAAAAAATATACCGCCCAAAAGCAATTGGATGCCGAGGGCAAGACAATTGTTCCGGGCCTCATTGATGCCCATTGTCACTTTTATGGGTTGGGACAGAATCAGCAGGTAGTGGATTTGGTGGGCACCCAAAGTTTTGATGAAGTAGTGGACAGGGTAGTGGCGTTTCAAGAAGAGCGCCCATCAAACTTTATTCTAGGTAGGGGATGGGATCAGAACGATTGGGAGGTCAAGGAGTTCCCGACCAAGGATAAACTGGATGAGTTGTTTCCAGATACCCCCATTGCATTGGAACGAATAGATGGCCATGCTTATCTCGTGAACCAAAAAGCATTGGATTTGGCGGGTATTACTGCTGATACCGAAACCGAGGGTGGTGAAATCGTAAAAGAAGAGGGCGAGCTTACCGGGGTTTTGGTCGATAACCCCATGGGTTTGATCAACAAGGTGATGCCACCAGTCAGTTTGGAGCAAAAAATACAAGCACTTAAAGATGCAGAGAAGATTTCTTTGGATTATGGATTGACCACGGTAAACGATGCCGGTTTGTCCAGAGATATCATTGAACTGATTGATAGCCTACAGCAGGCCGGCGAGTTATCTATTCGGGTATATGCCATGGTTTCCAACTACCCCGAGAATCTGGATTACTTTTTGGAAAAAGGCATCATCAAAACAGCGGGATTGAACGTTCGTTCTGTAAAAGTTTATGGCGATGGCGCTTTGGGGTCAAGAGGGGCGGCGTTGAGAGCACCCTATTCCGATAAGCCCGGACATTTTGGTGCCATGGTAACCCCTGTGGACCAAATTGAAGCCTTGGCGCAGCGAATTGCTGAGACCGACTACCAAATGAATACCCACGCCATTGGCGATTCTGCCAATATTGTTGTGCTTCGGGCGTATGAAAAAGCCTTGGAAGGCAAAACGGACCGCAGATGGAAGGTGGAGCACGCGCAAGTAATCTCACAATCCGATTTCGATTATTTTAAAAATGGCATCATTCCATCCGTACAGCCCACCCACGCCACAAGCGACATGTATTGGGCGGCCGATAGGTTGGGTGCCGAGCGGGTAAAGGGAGCTTATGCTTTTAAGGATTTGCTGGACAAAGCGGGATTGGTGGCTTTAGGTACTGATTTTCCTGTGGAGCAGGTAAACCCGTTTTTAACCTTTTACGCAGCTGTGGCCCGTCAAGATGTAGAGCAATATCCCGAAGGCGGTTTTCAAATAGAGAATGCCTTGAGCAGGGAAGAAACCTTGAAGGGTATGACCATTTGGGCAGCGTACTCCAATTTTGAAGAGGAAGAGAAAGGGAGCATTGAACCAGGTAAGTTTGCTGACTTTGTGATATTGAGCGATGATATTATGACGATTACATCAGAAGAAATACCGAATGTAACTGCTGAACAGGTTTTCTTGGGTGGCGTTCGGAAAAAATAA
- the ppgK gene encoding polyphosphate--glucose phosphotransferase produces the protein MEILGIDIGGSGIKGALVNAETGEMLTERFRIPTPKSKKPKDMAKVVAEIVDHFNYKGPVGCGFPSIVKNGICKSPGNLDPSWVGVNIDELFTEYTGQEFTVLNDADAAGYASMNYGVGKGKDGLVIMITIGTGLGSGAFYNGILIPNFELGQIPYKKHKKIEKWAAASAKEKEDLGFKKWGKRFNKFLKLVELIVCPDLIIVGGGTSKKWEEFSHHIKIETNVVKAELMNHAGIIGAAVSCLREQHHGHLH, from the coding sequence ATGGAAATTCTTGGTATAGATATAGGCGGATCGGGCATAAAAGGTGCCTTGGTAAACGCCGAAACTGGTGAAATGTTGACAGAACGTTTCCGAATTCCTACTCCAAAATCAAAAAAACCGAAAGACATGGCCAAAGTGGTGGCAGAAATTGTGGACCACTTTAATTACAAAGGCCCTGTAGGCTGTGGATTTCCATCCATAGTTAAAAATGGAATTTGTAAATCTCCGGGAAACTTAGACCCAAGTTGGGTTGGTGTAAATATTGATGAGCTTTTTACCGAGTACACAGGTCAAGAATTTACCGTTCTGAACGATGCCGATGCCGCAGGATATGCATCTATGAACTATGGTGTTGGAAAAGGTAAAGATGGGTTGGTCATTATGATCACCATCGGAACCGGACTGGGTAGCGGCGCTTTTTACAACGGCATACTTATCCCCAATTTTGAATTGGGACAAATTCCCTACAAAAAACACAAGAAAATTGAAAAATGGGCGGCTGCATCTGCCAAAGAAAAAGAAGATCTCGGTTTTAAAAAATGGGGTAAACGCTTCAATAAATTTTTAAAATTGGTGGAACTTATTGTATGTCCTGACCTTATTATCGTGGGTGGTGGAACCTCTAAAAAATGGGAGGAGTTCAGTCACCACATCAAAATTGAGACCAATGTGGTAAAGGCCGAGCTAATGAACCATGCCGGTATTATTGGAGCTGCCGTGTCCTGCTTGCGGGAACAGCATCATGGACATTTGCATTAA
- a CDS encoding cell division ATP-binding protein FtsE: protein MPETIVKLQDVAVFQNENLVLNNIDLEVKKGEFVYVIGKTGSGKSSFMKTLYADLPLKQGTGQVVDFDLKTLKEKDIPFLRRKLGIVFQDFKLLPDRNINNNLRFVLKATGWTDSTKMDEKIEEVLNKVGMKTKGFKFPHELSGGEQQRIAIARALLNDPELILADEPTGNLDPQTSVEVMKVLQDINQNGRTIIMATHDYALILKYPHKTLKCDGSKVFEVIQKAI, encoded by the coding sequence ATGCCCGAGACCATTGTTAAATTACAAGACGTAGCCGTATTCCAGAACGAGAACTTGGTTCTCAACAATATTGACCTTGAGGTTAAAAAAGGGGAGTTTGTTTATGTAATAGGAAAAACCGGTAGCGGGAAAAGTAGCTTTATGAAAACGCTTTATGCCGACCTTCCCCTAAAGCAAGGCACTGGGCAAGTAGTGGATTTTGACCTGAAAACACTCAAAGAAAAAGATATTCCCTTTTTACGCAGAAAACTGGGCATCGTTTTTCAGGATTTCAAGTTACTGCCAGACCGAAATATCAACAATAACCTGCGCTTTGTCCTGAAAGCAACCGGATGGACAGATTCCACCAAAATGGACGAAAAAATAGAGGAGGTATTGAATAAAGTCGGGATGAAGACCAAGGGTTTTAAGTTTCCGCACGAACTCTCTGGCGGCGAACAACAACGTATTGCCATTGCCCGTGCCCTTTTGAACGACCCAGAACTTATTTTGGCCGATGAGCCCACTGGAAACCTTGATCCACAGACCAGCGTAGAGGTCATGAAAGTGTTGCAGGATATCAATCAAAATGGGCGGACGATTATTATGGCCACACACGACTATGCCCTGATTTTGAAATACCCGCACAAAACCCTAAAATGTGATGGCAGTAAGGTTTTTGAAGTGATTCAAAAAGCGATATAA